One stretch of Rosistilla oblonga DNA includes these proteins:
- a CDS encoding restriction endonuclease subunit S — protein sequence MSVVTTDQSKKAVPWLMGFPEHWGISRGKSLFYKVQRPVREQDKVITAFRDGEVTLRKNRRSDGFTEAMQEIGYQGIRVGDLVIHAMDGFAGAIGVSDSDGKSSPVYQVCLPRSSEANPYYYAYLLREMARTNYILALATGIRERSTDFRFGDFGKQLFPVPPRREQDAIVSFLDGKLAEIDRFIANKRRLIELLEKERSAIRMKAVTRGLSASPKLKPSGIFWIPEIPVGWFPGRLKSEFDNFNTRRIPLNSSERGAMKKREFDYYGASGVIDKVDDFIFDEDLILVAEDGANLVLRNLRLSIIATGRYWVNNHAHILRPKRGDFYFLAELLEAIDYNPWISGAAQPKLTKDRLMAIEIPVPPSDEQKKIAEFLRTEYVRIDKVVNAVSKEITLMNEFRTSLIAEAVTGQLQLTG from the coding sequence GTGAGCGTTGTGACGACCGATCAAAGCAAGAAAGCTGTCCCTTGGCTCATGGGATTTCCCGAACATTGGGGAATCTCGAGGGGAAAATCACTTTTCTACAAAGTTCAACGCCCCGTTCGAGAACAAGACAAAGTCATTACCGCGTTCCGTGACGGCGAGGTCACATTGCGCAAGAACCGTCGCTCTGATGGCTTCACCGAAGCGATGCAGGAAATCGGATATCAAGGAATCCGCGTGGGCGATTTGGTGATTCATGCGATGGACGGCTTCGCAGGAGCCATTGGTGTTTCAGATTCGGACGGAAAATCATCTCCTGTCTATCAAGTCTGCTTGCCCAGATCCTCTGAAGCAAACCCGTATTACTATGCCTATTTACTCCGCGAGATGGCACGAACGAATTACATACTTGCACTTGCAACTGGGATCCGCGAACGGTCCACGGACTTCCGTTTTGGTGATTTTGGCAAACAGCTCTTCCCGGTTCCCCCGCGGCGAGAGCAGGATGCGATCGTGTCGTTCCTGGACGGCAAGCTCGCCGAGATCGACCGCTTCATCGCCAACAAACGCCGCCTCATCGAACTGCTGGAGAAAGAAAGATCGGCGATTCGCATGAAGGCAGTAACACGCGGATTATCGGCATCGCCGAAGCTGAAACCATCTGGCATTTTCTGGATTCCCGAGATTCCTGTGGGTTGGTTTCCTGGAAGGCTCAAATCCGAATTTGACAACTTCAATACACGCCGCATCCCGCTCAATTCAAGCGAGCGTGGGGCGATGAAAAAACGCGAATTTGACTATTACGGGGCATCCGGTGTAATCGACAAAGTTGATGATTTCATTTTCGACGAGGATTTGATTCTTGTCGCCGAAGATGGCGCAAACCTCGTCCTGCGCAATCTGCGTCTTTCGATCATCGCAACGGGCAGATACTGGGTCAATAATCACGCGCACATCTTGCGTCCCAAGCGAGGTGACTTCTACTTCCTAGCCGAACTTCTCGAAGCCATCGACTACAACCCGTGGATTAGCGGTGCGGCTCAACCGAAGTTGACCAAAGATCGCTTGATGGCTATCGAAATTCCAGTCCCTCCAAGCGATGAGCAAAAAAAGATCGCGGAATTCCTGCGAACGGAATATGTACGGATCGACAAGGTGGTGAACGCAGTGTCGAAAGAAATCACACTCATGAACGAGTTCCGCACGTCGTTGATCGCCGAAGCGGTGACGGGCCAGCTTCAACTGACAGGCTGA
- a CDS encoding type I restriction-modification system subunit M, with protein sequence MDPTLHNKLVSFVWGIADDVLRDVLVRGKYRDAILPMVVIRRLDVILESTDEEVRKTKKLLDDNGINEQYGALCSVSGQPFYNTSQFTLKSLLATGKKQELRLNLIDYLDGFSPNVQEILDKFDFRNLLQKLQDAGALYSLIEKFVSPSMHLGPEPATDADGIETHPGVDNHTMGTIFEHLIRMFNEENNEEAGEHWTPRDVVQLMANLIFKPIADQIEDNTYLVYDGACGTGGMLTVADETLTGLAEDHGKAVSIHLYGQELQPETYAICKADLLLKGEGEEAANIIYGSTLGADGYPAEEFDFMLSNPPYGKSWKMDLDRLCDGKKADMTDPRFVTELKSEYGDDDDYRMITRSSDGQLMFLVNMLSKMKHNTPLGSRIAEVHNGSSLFTGDAGQGESNIRRWIIENDWLEAIVALPLNIFYNTGIATYIWVLTNRKPENRRGKVQLIDATKQFEKLRKNLGSKTCKLNADHIQTVTRQLLDFEESETSKIFDNEAFGYWKITVERPLRLRTDLTPERLQQFAAACESDKRKSIKALPPLVEKLAEQIGAGPHMDWEAVLVELRKLASEMEIKANKTEQKFIRDSLAETDELAEPVVAKRTKLKKGETVDEVLQELLPSDEAGIDKSTEARGRRYGFHVLTEGKSTFIVEHEPDSSLRDTEQIPLLEEGGIEAFFEREVRPHVADAWIDAEQTKVGYEIPFTRHFYRYTPLRSLSEITTDIQALEKETEGLLEKITEVVS encoded by the coding sequence GTGGACCCAACATTACATAATAAACTCGTCAGTTTCGTCTGGGGCATCGCTGACGATGTGCTTCGCGATGTCCTGGTCCGCGGCAAGTATCGCGACGCCATCCTGCCAATGGTCGTCATTCGTCGGCTGGATGTGATCCTGGAATCGACCGACGAAGAAGTTCGCAAGACCAAGAAACTGCTCGACGATAACGGTATCAACGAGCAATACGGTGCCCTTTGCAGCGTTTCGGGCCAGCCGTTTTACAACACGTCTCAGTTCACGCTGAAATCGTTGCTGGCGACCGGCAAGAAACAAGAACTGCGTCTGAACCTGATCGACTACCTTGACGGCTTCTCGCCCAACGTCCAAGAGATTCTGGACAAGTTCGACTTCCGCAACTTGTTGCAAAAACTGCAGGACGCCGGCGCGCTCTACTCGCTGATCGAAAAGTTTGTCTCGCCCTCGATGCACCTCGGCCCCGAACCGGCCACCGACGCCGATGGCATCGAAACGCATCCCGGCGTCGACAACCACACGATGGGCACGATCTTTGAACACCTGATCCGGATGTTCAACGAAGAGAACAACGAAGAGGCCGGGGAACACTGGACGCCGCGCGACGTGGTGCAGTTGATGGCCAACTTGATCTTCAAACCGATCGCCGACCAGATCGAAGACAACACCTACCTGGTCTACGACGGAGCCTGCGGGACTGGCGGTATGTTGACCGTTGCCGATGAAACATTGACCGGGCTGGCCGAGGATCACGGCAAAGCGGTTTCGATCCATTTGTACGGTCAAGAATTGCAGCCAGAGACCTACGCGATCTGCAAAGCCGATCTGCTGCTCAAGGGCGAAGGTGAAGAAGCCGCCAACATCATTTACGGATCGACGCTGGGCGCGGACGGATACCCGGCCGAAGAGTTCGACTTCATGCTCTCCAATCCTCCGTACGGAAAGAGCTGGAAGATGGACCTCGATCGGTTGTGTGATGGCAAGAAAGCCGACATGACCGACCCGCGGTTCGTGACCGAACTGAAGAGCGAGTACGGCGACGACGATGACTATCGAATGATCACGCGATCCAGCGACGGACAATTGATGTTCTTGGTCAACATGCTGTCCAAGATGAAGCACAACACGCCGCTGGGCAGCCGCATTGCCGAGGTCCACAACGGCTCCAGCCTCTTCACCGGCGATGCGGGCCAGGGTGAATCCAACATTCGGCGCTGGATCATCGAGAACGATTGGCTCGAAGCGATCGTCGCGTTACCGCTGAACATCTTCTACAACACCGGCATCGCGACCTACATCTGGGTGCTGACCAACCGCAAGCCCGAAAACCGTCGCGGCAAAGTGCAATTGATTGATGCAACGAAGCAATTTGAAAAGCTGCGAAAGAACCTGGGTTCCAAGACTTGCAAGCTGAATGCGGATCATATTCAAACGGTGACGCGGCAGTTGCTGGACTTCGAGGAGTCCGAGACGTCGAAGATCTTTGACAACGAAGCTTTCGGGTACTGGAAGATCACCGTCGAGCGTCCGCTGCGGTTGCGAACCGATTTGACGCCCGAGCGTTTGCAGCAATTCGCGGCGGCCTGCGAGTCGGATAAACGCAAGTCGATCAAGGCATTGCCGCCGCTGGTGGAGAAGTTGGCGGAGCAGATTGGTGCGGGGCCGCACATGGACTGGGAAGCTGTGTTGGTCGAGCTGAGGAAACTGGCCAGCGAGATGGAAATCAAAGCCAATAAGACGGAGCAGAAATTCATCCGCGACTCGTTAGCCGAAACCGATGAACTGGCCGAGCCGGTTGTTGCCAAACGCACCAAGCTGAAGAAGGGCGAGACGGTCGACGAAGTACTGCAAGAGTTGCTTCCTTCGGATGAGGCCGGCATCGATAAATCGACTGAAGCTCGCGGCCGACGCTACGGTTTCCACGTGCTGACCGAAGGCAAGTCCACTTTCATCGTTGAGCATGAACCGGATAGTTCCCTTCGGGACACGGAGCAGATTCCTTTATTAGAGGAGGGCGGCATCGAGGCTTTTTTCGAGCGCGAAGTGCGTCCGCACGTCGCGGACGCCTGGATCGACGCCGAGCAAACCAAAGTCGGCTATGAGATCCCGTTCACGCGACACTTCTATCGGTACACGCCGCTGCGGAGTCTGTCCGAGATCACGACTGATATTCAGGCTTTGGAAAAGGAGACCGAAGGTTTGCTGGAGAAGATCACGGAGGTGGTCTCGTGA
- a CDS encoding ATP-binding protein, with the protein MTDFDYEKLFAGMSEGPAVLLMGQDLLRQYGSEDYFLSTCQARFGLESANSYDDLIANCGEAKSLMPIWHDISSRIAVPDDLEKLTSLPWNCVLTSSIHDVLDRALAADWRSVTPVLDDTTFPSDPRNRVKLSLYKLFGCVTRDESREQPPTDEMEQLERDGVAATMLRQLPTLVTPRGTLFIDGLDEADWLDTKVLAEAIAKLGSGQTHLFGATERTGKVREINLLQRMNKITLHSMTLGQAADSLPKDQIHGLIKTSRSWVEGVEFTFPNQKRHVFKASEWRRLTNGVTLLTDADAKTKYNFASTDEKYRRFRDFLYGSHGVPDWQAHVTGLAFRRQEFDDLKETVFEALEAQRLNEEPVLVTGQSGSGKSVALADLAISARSRGWPVLYFGRNQTDIDAGLVERISAELDRLESTSVLLVWDASQMGEQYSSLAAYLASRGRKVLVVGSSYEEFSGATCIPFPIMMSGSDAKRFREHLKSFDSSIVEDISAGDLENPNFWAWLWRLLPESRGRLRLGLLAEVETYNSSLEASLQAQSIAVPVATGTLGSILAEAGVQNEQTDATEELEFRTATGVAAEQVQKLNGLILIPSFFGQDVPVDLVLRCLGKEGFDVLRQALNETPVYRWTEDEYGNHALGARQQLEAQTVVRTQFRPAEQFDVLKTLLKSVRATGDWQTYNFEVDFALRLLNAIGPSSTLRTSTDNDLLDLADVIAEILASSGTRANPRLAFQEGYFRREALLRKLNNVEWDDLEKLDSAAKGLIQDYEKAAAALNQAEDSYSEASDKRYRRPLSRVHNEYASLCVLAQQILSEIATRASDSPIEARVRGAIGSGFDEAVRHCTQAAIFDSENYYSLDVRFKATKNELDGGRLVGRQSSGKRVELISDLCDVLDHESWRSSKEQYNKRRIELSHILGDPSIKEEALEELAKLGSTAGEYMLARNLIFDSQRNWRSDGDIERGLERIEAAEEKLDLRLARLYTNAWWQRFGKLDLYESERRSVPLSKSQWEHFAYWLNRRITFADEESLKARFFYAWALFQTGQYRESEDQFRILDRSTMAGRYRVVRLCVWGNERGEPIPCQGTIRRVSEDTDKGWVYVPALRREIIFRPTEFQSQTMLSNRPLEDFCIAFNFRGTIADPIRLVTAARKA; encoded by the coding sequence ATGACTGACTTTGACTACGAAAAGCTCTTCGCTGGTATGTCAGAAGGGCCTGCAGTGCTTCTGATGGGGCAGGACTTGCTGCGACAGTACGGCAGCGAGGACTACTTTTTGAGCACCTGCCAAGCTCGCTTTGGTTTAGAATCCGCTAACAGCTACGACGATCTAATCGCGAACTGCGGTGAAGCAAAATCACTCATGCCGATTTGGCACGACATCAGTAGCCGCATTGCAGTTCCAGATGACTTGGAGAAGCTGACTTCGCTGCCTTGGAATTGTGTTCTCACATCGTCCATTCACGATGTCCTTGACCGGGCTTTGGCGGCCGATTGGCGATCGGTCACGCCGGTGCTTGACGACACCACGTTTCCTTCAGATCCGCGCAACCGGGTGAAGCTAAGTCTGTATAAGTTGTTTGGATGCGTTACGCGTGACGAGTCGCGGGAGCAACCACCCACAGATGAGATGGAGCAATTGGAGCGAGACGGCGTGGCTGCGACGATGCTGCGGCAACTGCCGACGCTGGTGACACCCCGCGGGACGCTTTTCATCGACGGATTGGATGAAGCCGACTGGTTAGACACGAAGGTATTGGCAGAAGCAATCGCGAAATTGGGCTCGGGACAGACACACTTGTTTGGCGCAACCGAACGCACCGGCAAGGTTAGAGAGATCAATTTGCTGCAAAGGATGAACAAGATCACCTTGCATTCAATGACGTTGGGGCAGGCCGCGGACTCTCTGCCCAAAGACCAAATTCATGGGTTAATTAAGACTAGCCGCAGTTGGGTCGAGGGTGTTGAGTTCACTTTCCCCAATCAGAAGAGACATGTGTTCAAGGCATCCGAATGGCGGCGATTGACCAATGGTGTCACGCTGCTAACCGACGCCGACGCGAAAACGAAATATAACTTTGCATCTACGGATGAAAAGTACCGGCGATTTCGCGATTTCCTCTACGGTTCTCACGGTGTCCCCGACTGGCAGGCGCACGTGACCGGATTGGCTTTTCGCCGTCAAGAGTTTGATGACTTGAAGGAAACCGTTTTTGAGGCTCTGGAGGCACAAAGGCTTAACGAAGAGCCCGTGCTCGTCACCGGGCAGAGTGGTTCTGGAAAGTCGGTCGCTCTTGCAGATTTGGCAATTTCCGCACGTTCACGGGGATGGCCTGTGCTCTATTTCGGTCGTAACCAAACAGACATCGACGCGGGATTGGTCGAAAGAATTTCTGCCGAGCTTGATCGTCTGGAGAGCACCTCAGTATTGCTGGTCTGGGATGCGTCCCAAATGGGCGAGCAGTATTCTTCGCTGGCAGCCTATCTGGCGTCGCGTGGGCGGAAGGTCCTGGTGGTCGGGTCATCGTATGAAGAGTTTTCCGGCGCGACCTGCATTCCGTTTCCGATCATGATGTCCGGCTCAGATGCGAAACGCTTTCGTGAGCATTTGAAGAGTTTCGACAGTAGCATCGTGGAAGACATCTCTGCGGGCGATCTGGAGAATCCAAATTTCTGGGCTTGGCTTTGGAGACTGCTCCCCGAATCTCGTGGTCGGTTGCGGCTGGGCCTACTGGCGGAGGTGGAAACTTATAACTCCAGCCTGGAAGCATCACTACAAGCTCAGTCGATTGCTGTTCCGGTTGCCACGGGCACGCTGGGATCTATCCTCGCCGAAGCAGGTGTCCAAAATGAACAAACCGACGCAACCGAAGAACTCGAATTCCGCACGGCTACCGGTGTGGCCGCTGAGCAAGTACAGAAGCTCAACGGTTTGATTCTAATTCCAAGCTTTTTCGGGCAGGATGTTCCGGTCGATCTCGTCCTTCGATGCCTTGGCAAAGAGGGATTTGATGTGCTTAGGCAGGCGTTGAACGAGACTCCGGTCTACCGTTGGACGGAAGACGAGTATGGAAATCACGCGTTGGGCGCCCGGCAGCAATTGGAGGCTCAGACCGTAGTCCGAACCCAATTTCGACCGGCGGAGCAATTCGATGTTCTTAAAACGCTTTTGAAATCGGTCCGCGCCACCGGAGATTGGCAGACGTACAACTTCGAGGTGGACTTTGCGCTTCGCTTGCTTAACGCAATTGGCCCAAGTAGCACGCTTCGCACTTCAACAGACAACGACTTACTCGATCTTGCCGATGTCATCGCCGAAATATTGGCGAGCAGCGGAACACGTGCCAATCCAAGACTCGCTTTTCAAGAAGGCTACTTTCGTCGCGAGGCGTTGCTACGAAAGCTGAATAACGTCGAGTGGGACGACCTCGAAAAACTTGATTCTGCCGCGAAAGGTCTGATTCAAGACTACGAGAAGGCAGCGGCGGCTTTGAATCAAGCCGAAGATTCTTATAGCGAGGCATCCGACAAGCGATATCGTCGTCCCCTTTCGAGAGTTCACAACGAGTATGCAAGCCTCTGCGTGCTCGCACAACAGATTTTGTCAGAGATCGCGACTCGGGCATCCGATAGTCCGATTGAAGCGAGAGTCCGCGGTGCGATCGGGTCCGGATTCGATGAGGCGGTTCGTCACTGCACACAAGCTGCAATCTTCGATAGCGAGAACTACTACTCTCTGGACGTGCGATTCAAAGCGACGAAGAACGAATTGGATGGAGGAAGATTGGTTGGCAGGCAGAGTAGCGGCAAACGAGTTGAACTGATTTCAGATTTGTGTGATGTCCTTGACCACGAATCTTGGCGATCATCCAAAGAGCAGTACAACAAACGCAGGATCGAACTTTCGCATATCCTTGGTGATCCATCAATCAAGGAAGAGGCACTGGAAGAGCTTGCGAAACTTGGGTCAACCGCTGGTGAGTATATGCTGGCACGCAATTTAATTTTTGATAGTCAACGGAATTGGCGTTCCGATGGTGACATCGAGCGCGGGCTTGAGCGAATTGAAGCCGCTGAGGAAAAACTCGATTTGCGACTGGCCAGGCTTTATACAAATGCCTGGTGGCAACGTTTCGGAAAACTTGACCTCTACGAGTCCGAGCGACGTTCTGTTCCACTTAGCAAGTCTCAATGGGAGCACTTTGCCTATTGGCTAAATCGTCGCATCACGTTTGCTGACGAGGAGAGTTTGAAAGCTAGGTTCTTTTACGCTTGGGCCCTTTTTCAAACGGGCCAGTATCGGGAAAGTGAAGACCAGTTTCGGATTTTGGATCGGTCAACGATGGCCGGTCGTTACCGAGTCGTGCGTCTCTGCGTTTGGGGTAACGAGCGAGGTGAGCCGATTCCATGCCAAGGAACCATTCGTCGCGTCTCGGAAGACACGGATAAGGGATGGGTTTACGTTCCTGCGTTGCGTCGAGAAATTATTTTCCGACCGACGGAGTTTCAATCTCAAACCATGCTAAGCAATCGACCGCTAGAAGATTTTTGCATTGCATTCAATTTCCGGGGAACGATTGCTGATCCAATTCGGTTAGTGACGGCGGCTCGAAAGGCGTGA